A stretch of DNA from bacterium:
GAGGGGTATGAGGGTCGGAGGGGTATGAGGGTCGCATCTTGAATTGTGAATTATCTCTGTTCGACCCTTCTCCCTCTTAACTCTCTATATTTTTAGACAATTATGTCCATTTGGCTTGCCTTCCCTTATTTCTTATGATAAAATGGGAAAAAATAGAATATGAAAATTCTACCTCATCCTTCATTTAATGTCCCATAGGGACAATATATCGGTAAATGGCTTTCCACAAATTTTCTACCAATATATCGTTCCTACGGAACTGATTGATTTATCTATCTATTCCTACCGATATTATGTTCCTAACGGAACGATTATTCTCATACCTTATTTATGGGTATTATCCTATGTAAACTTCCAGTTAATAACCGCTATAATTGGTTATTTGGATGCATTATTTCCCTCCCCAATTTAAAACTTAGTATTGGGTTAAGTAAGTTCTTTCACAGTTTAAGGGATATACCATTACAAGATGTGTTCCCTTCCATCTCTCCATCATTTATCTTTGACCATACCTCTATCTTTTGCTTAAAAGGAATGTTGGGGTCAGACCGTGAATGTTGAATGTAGAAGAAACTGCTTTCTACATTCAAGGTCTGACCCTAATCTTATCTTTATCGCCCCACCGTTTTAATTTAAAAATTATTTCACAAAAAGTTTGACTTTTTTGATTAAATTAAGTATAATACAGGTATGTTGAAACATTTTGGATAAAAAATTGTAACCTGTGCAGGTAACTTTAGACCTGTGTCCGAAAAGGAGATTGAAGATGAAGGAACTTTTTAAAAACAGACCATATTTGGAAGGAAATATGATTGAAGAAGAAACTTTAGATTGGTACAATATGTCTCCTGTAGAACGTTTTATTGAATCTCAGAAACTATGGGAGGTCTTTGTGCTTCTTGGAGGAAATTATGAGCCAGAGCCCGATAGCCAGAGTCCTTTCCACTTTTTTAAAACATAAGGTAAAAGCCTTGTTGATTGGAGGGCAGGCATGTATTCTTTATGGAGCAGCAGAATTTAGCCGTGACATTGACATAACAATTATGCTCTCTCCTGAAAATCTTAAAAATCTCAAGATTGCTTTAGATGACCTTAAGGCTGAAAGAATTTTTGTCCCTGATATTTCTGAAGAGATATTATTGAAAGGGCATGCCTGTCATTTTCGATGTCAGAGAGAAGATATAAAAGGGTTGAGGATTGATATTATAGGGATAATGCGGGGGGTAAGTTCCTTTCCTGAGTTATGGAAACATCGAGAAGAGGTTGAGTTACCTGAAATAGGAAAAGTAGCCGTAATAGGTCTTCCTGAGCTTGTTAAGGCTAAGAAAACCCAGCGAGATAAAGATTGGTTAATGATTAGACGCCTAATTGAAGGAGATATTTATAGGGCATCTGTTAATCCACCACAAGACAAAGTATGTTTCTGGCTCCTTGAATGTAGAACACCAGAATTGTTAATATCATTGGCTAACAAATATACTCTTATTGCTTCGCAACTGGTGGAAAGACATCCACTTTTGCAATTTGCTATTGAAGGTAAGAGAGAGGAAATTCAAAAGCTTCTACGGGAAGAAGAGGATAAAGAAAGAATTCTCGACCAGCAATATTGGGCGCCACTGAAAGCCGAACTGGAGGTATGGCGACATAACATCGATAAGAACAGGTAATAGTTCACGACACATAAATTAATGGTTTATCTCTAACAATTTTCGATTTTTAATTTCAAAGTAACTATTCTGCCACTGATTAACACGGATTAGCACGGGAATGTTGGGGTCAGACCGTGAATGTTGAATGTAGAAGAAACTGCTTTCTACATTCAAGGTCTGACCCTAATCCTACAACTCTCTGTATCTTTCAATCTGATTACTGTATGCCGGATGTTTGTCCTTAAAACGATGAAGATCAAAGAGCACCAGGTGCTTGATGTCTGCTTTTGTCGCTATCTCAATTGCCTTTGCCTCCTGGGCATATTTATCTGCCTCCTCCTGTCTGCCTGAAAGAAAATGAGTCACAGAAAGGCTTAACAGGGCGTAATATCTCTTTTCCTCAATACTGTAGAGTGACACAGCTTCTCTTCCTGCCTCAAAAAACCAAACACCATTATTCTTATCAAGCTTTGCAATGTTATCATCATTAATCAGACTCACAAGCCTGTCCTGGTATCTAACTGCCATGTCAAGATCACCCATCAACCAGTAGGCAATTGCTATCTCACAGTATGTCAGGAGAAATTCATAATCCAGGGTCAGGATCAGTTGGTAATTCTCTATGGCATTGCGATAATCCCCTTTTTTCAGGTAAAGGTAAGCCAGATTATCCAGGTAATGCTCATTCCATTTGGAAAGACGCACTGCCTGTTTGTACATCTTAAGGGCATCTTCTGTTTTGTTTTGCTTCTGATAGATAATTCCCAATCCAAAATAGGCTGAGGCTGTTTCTGTGGCAGATTTCAGGGCTTTTTTATAGTACCCCTCAGCCATTGCCATATTATCTAAGCTGGCATAGAGATCACCCATCAGGACAAGGGCATGGGGGTCTTCCCTGTCCTCTTCTAAAATAAATTCAATCTGCCTTTCAACAACCTCAGGGATATAATCCTCCCCCCTCATGTATTCATACACTTCTGTTTTAAAGATACCCATCTGTGCCTCAGGGTTCATCTTATCCAGATTCAGAACATTATTAAATTCCCTTTTTGCGGCTTTGTAGCGGCTGTTGTCGAGAAAGGATTTGCCAAGTTTAAGATGGCGTTTTACCATCTCCTTCTGATTCTTTAGCTTGGCTAACTTTTCATCATATTCAGCCTGTTCCACGGCAATTCTTTTCAGGGGATGAAATATCGATACCTTATATATAACCCCTGCTATCAACATGGCAATAATAGAAAGGGATACACAAAGTACCGGTAAATGGGTATTTATCCAATTGATAGTTTTTGATGTTTTTTGAAGGATATTGTTCATAGTTTTTCAAGTTAAGCTGTTCGTCGTAACCCGGTTTAGCGGGTGCTCTCAGCAGAAACAACCGCATAAATGCGGTTACTACGAACAAACTTTCAAATTCCTACCAGCATTAACGCCCTTCTATGTTGGCAATCGCGAAGAAATCACCCGTGATATTTCGCATGGGAATCTGCTCAAATCCCCACCGCTTTTTGGTAATTTTAGGAACTTCTTCCCTTACAAAGTCTGAAAGCTCATCAATGGTTATAAGGCCATCTTTCTTACTCTCTGCCATTCCCATTATACCCTGCAAGAGAGTATAGGTGAATACACCGTGGCCGTTATATCCTTCGGTTGCTTGCTGTGTATCAGTGGTAGCGGCAAGGCAGGCGCGGCCTGTAGCACGCATCAGTCTGTCAATAGCGGTCTTCTCTTCCATCCCACGCATCTCCCCGGCAAAAATTCCGGCATAGCAGGTGTCAAGAATGATCAGGCTCTTAAGGGCAGGTATCTCTTCAAGCAAGGATGTGATTTTTTCA
This window harbors:
- a CDS encoding tetratricopeptide repeat protein, yielding MNNILQKTSKTINWINTHLPVLCVSLSIIAMLIAGVIYKVSIFHPLKRIAVEQAEYDEKLAKLKNQKEMVKRHLKLGKSFLDNSRYKAAKREFNNVLNLDKMNPEAQMGIFKTEVYEYMRGEDYIPEVVERQIEFILEEDREDPHALVLMGDLYASLDNMAMAEGYYKKALKSATETASAYFGLGIIYQKQNKTEDALKMYKQAVRLSKWNEHYLDNLAYLYLKKGDYRNAIENYQLILTLDYEFLLTYCEIAIAYWLMGDLDMAVRYQDRLVSLINDDNIAKLDKNNGVWFFEAGREAVSLYSIEEKRYYALLSLSVTHFLSGRQEEADKYAQEAKAIEIATKADIKHLVLFDLHRFKDKHPAYSNQIERYREL